DNA sequence from the Streptomyces canus genome:
GCTACCGATACCCCCATAGGACCTCCGAGGGAGTCCTGGAGCAGCAGTACCCACCGGACGACCTGGTGGGGACGGACTACTACCGCCCCACGCAGCACGGCGGGGAGCGCGTACTGCACGAGCGCCTCGCCAAGCTCCGCCGTGCCGTCCGCGGCGAGGTGAGGTAGCACTGGGAGCGCGCGTGGCCGACGGCCTGCTCCCCGAGCGCCGACATCACCGGGGTGACGTCGGCGGCGCCGACATGTGTCGAGCAGCAGGCGGGCATCCACGTGTTGCAGTCGTCGCAGACAGGATCCGTGGTCGAAGCCCGTGGCGTGGACGTCGCCGCTACGAGGCTCGGAATTCAGCGCGTTCCCGCTGCTCGTGCCGGTTCACGGGCACGAGCAGCGGAGGAGACGGGGTCACCTCACGCGACAGCGGTGCCCTCGAGCTCGACCATCTGGCCGGGGATCGCCAGGCGCGTCACACCGAGCATGGTGGTGGTCGGCGCGACCCTGGCGGCGCCCAGCCGGCCCGCCAGCACACCGTAGTGCTGGAAGAGCAGGTCGACGTCAGTGGTGAAGACGTTGAGCCGGACGAGGTTCGAGAGGGACATGCCGGCCTCGGCGAGCACCGCCTCGATGTTGTCGATGCTCAGCGCCAGCTGCGCCGCCATGTCACCGTCGTGCTCAGGTTTGCCTTCCTTGCTCATCGCGGTCTGCCCCGAGATGTACAGGGTCCGCGAGTGCCCGGAGACGACCTCACCCTGGTTGAAGCCCATCTCGACCGACCACGTCACCGGGTTGACCGCGTTACGTTCCATTGCCGACTCGCTCCATCCATTCGGTTCACTGAATTACGTACGTTCAACGACTCGGCATACGCCGGGCTTTGTCGCCTCGCGAAGGAGCCTCCCAGCAATACATGACATCCTCAGTCATGTATTTGGTTAGAGTTTTCGCATGCGCGCCGACCGGTTGGTTTCCTTGGTGCTCCTGCTGCGTCAGCGCGGTCGGATGACCGCGGAGACACTGGCTCGTGAGTTGGAGGTATCCACCCGCACTGTGCTGCGCGACATAGAGTCGCTGTCTGCGGCCGGCGTCCCGGTCTATGCCGAGCGCGGCCGACACGGCGGGTTCGCACTGTTACCCGACTTCCAGACTGCGCTCACGGGACTGAATCACGACGAGGCGCTCGCCCTGCTCGTGGCAGGATCACGGCGCGGCGCACAGCTGTTCGGCCTCGGTTCGGCGCTCGCCTCGGCCATGCTCAAGGTGGTCGATGCGTTGCCCGAGGGCCTTCGGGACACGGCGGCCGATGCCGCGCGGCGATTACTCATCGACCCGGAGACCGACCTCCTCTCGCGCCGTGTGGACACCGAGGAGATGTCCGACGCCATCGTGGCCGAGGTCCGGCGCGCGGTGTTCGCCGGACACAGGTTGCGCATCCACTATGCGGCGGTGGACCAGGCCCCGAAGTGGCGCACGGTGGACCCGATCGGCCTGGTCACCGTACGCGAACAGGGTTACCTGCTTGCCAAAAGATCCGGCGAGGACCGCACCTACCGCCTGTCCCGGGTGCTGGCCGCCGAGGAACTCGACGAACCCGCGCAACGACCGGACACTGTCGACCTGGACCGAGCCTGGCAGGAACGCAACGCGCAGTTCCGGACCGGCGGTGACACGGTCGCCGTACTGGTACGGGTGCACCCGGTACGACGGGAGCACCTGGTCGGCACCGTCCTGGCCGTCTGCGCCGAGGAAGCCGACGTGGACGGCTGGTTGCGGCTGAACGTGATCTTCCAGGATTCTCGACATGCCGAATGGGCCCTGTGGCAGCACGCCACCGACGCGGAAGTCCTTGCCCCGCAGTGGCTGCGCACCTCCCTTCGCAACCGCGCCGCCGCGATCGCTGCCCGCTATGGTCCGCCCTCCTGAGTGGCCTGGTGCCCCGTTCCGCTCCGCGAGCAGTCGTCACACCACCATGACCTCCACGTGCCCCACGACGCTGATGCTGTTGGCGTCGCCGACGAGGAGGCCCTGGCGGAGGGGTGCGAGCGGCCGGCGGAGGCTTGGGCGGAGGCGGGCGGGTCCCGGGGGCAGGTGCAGGGGGGGTCAAGCGGCTGCGGGCGTAGGGGCAGGGGTGTGACACATCACCGTATCCACGCCATGGCAGACGGATACGGCGTGTCCGGTGCAATCTCCTCCGCCGGCACCACGGACGGGGAGGTCGGCGTAGGCGGCCGCGCCGCTGGAACCGCTGCCCTCCCGCAGCCGAGGTTCCTCCGCCACCATGTGGGGCATCATCAACTGCGGTCCCCCCACTCACACTTCAGGGAGCCCCCACATGCTCCGCGGCATCGATGTCAGCGCCTACCAGTCGTCCACCTACAGCACGGAAGGCCTCTCCTTCGTCTTCATCAAGGCGACAGAGGGCCGCTCCTACACCAACCCGAAGCTCTCCGCCCAGACCAAGCACGCCCGCGACGCCGGACTGGTCGTCGGCTTCTACCACTTCCTCTGGCCGGGCAATCTCACCGCCCAGGCCGAGTACTTCGTCAAACACGCCCCCGAGAAGGGGGGCGACATCCTCGCGGTCGACTGGGAGGCGACGGGCGAGGGCACCCACGCGAGCAACGCGGAGAAGGACAGCTTCATCCGCAAGGTGAAGCAACTCCGCCCGAACAACCGGGTCCTGCTGTACTGCAACCGGCACTACTGGTTGGACGTGGACAACACGTCGTACGCCGGCGACGGCCTCTGGATCGCCGACTACGTCACGGCCGGCAATCCTCGCATCAAGGCCAAGTGGCGCTTCCACCAGTACACCGACGACCCCGTGGACAAGAACGTCGCCGACTTCGCGAGCAAGGCGGCGCTGCGCGAGTGGGCCACCGACGCCTGACCGGCGCTCCCGGTGGGTGTCGTCGCGGTGGGCGGTGTGGTGCGTCCCGGGACACGATCGGGACCGAGCCGCCGACCGGACCGCACCGGCCGTTCGACATCGTGTGATCGCCCGGGAGCCGGTACGGCGCCGGTGCCTCCCCGCCGCTCAGGCCGCGAACGGATCCTCCAGCTCCGCCCGCAGAATCTCCGCCGCCCGCTCCGCGTCGCCGTCCGCCACCGCCCGGACCAGTGCCGCGTGGGCCTCGTCCGCGGTGTTGGGGTCGTCGTCGCGCAGGGCGGTCAGGGCCAGCAACTCGATCAGGCCCTCGCGCAGGACGGGAGTGAACTCCCTGAACAGGTCGGCGAGTACGGGGTTGTGCGCGGCCGCAACCACCGCCGCATGGAAGGTGATGTCCGCGTCGACGAAAGCCGCGTCGGAGGATGCGGAGGCGGCCCGCCGGCCCTCCAGCGCGCGTTCCATCGCCGTCACGTCCTCGGGGGTACGGCGGCGCGCGGCGAGGCGGGCCGCGTGGACCTCCACCGCCATGCGGACCTCGTAGACGTCCGTGACCGCGGCCCGGCGCAGCCGCGTGGGCCAGTCCTCCACCGCCTGCGTCGCGGTGACCACCGACACGAGCGGCCGGGAGATGACGCCGAAGGAGCTGTACGAGCTGTTCCGGGCCACCTACCTGGCGGAGGGTGACGTACGGCTGCACGCCTGGTCGGCGTACGAGGAGGCGCCCGGCGTGCACCGCTTCGTGTGCACGCTGGAGGCCGGTGACCGCACCCGCGACTACGAGGGCACGGGCGGCAGTCGGGTCTCCGCGTTCGTGGACGCGCTCGCCGGAGCGGGTCATGGCGTCGATGTCGTCGACTTCGCCGAGCAGGAGGACGGCACGGCCGTGTACGCCGAGTGCCGGGTGGACGGCCGTACGGCGTGGGGTGCGGGCGTGGGCTCCTCGGCCGCCGTCCAGGCGGTGCTCTCCGCGCTGAACCGGGCGATGCGGTGACGGAGGTCCTGCGCGCCGAGGACGTGCATGTCGTCCGGGACGGGAAGCCGATCCTCCAGGAGGTCTCCCTGACGGTCCGGGCGGGCGAGCACTGGGCACTCCTGGGCGCCAACGGCGCGGGCAAGTCCACCCTGCTCAGCTTGTGCGGCGCCCTGGTCCACCCGACCCGCGGCACGGTCGAGGTGCTGGGCCGTCGGCTCGGCCGGGTCGACCTGCGGGAGCTGCGCGCCCACGTCGGTCACGTCGACCCGCGTCATCCGCTCACCGCGCCCCTGCGGGTCCGGGACGTCGTCCTGACCGGGCTGACCAACTCCGTTGCCCCGCTCCCCCGTTGGCGGCCGACGCAGGGACAGAGGGACAGGGCCGCCCGGCTCATCGGCACCCTCGGCCTCGCCGACCTCGGCGACGCCCGCTGGCCGACGCTCTCGCAGGGTCAGCGCGGCCGTACCCTCATCGCCCGCGCGCATGGGGGTACCGCCCGGCTCGAGCGAAGCCGAGAGCTGGGGGAGCCCGAACCGCGGCTGCTCCTCCTCGACGAACCGGCGACCGGCCTCGATCTCCCGGGCCGCGAGCGGCTGATCGAGGCCCTGGGCGCCCTGTGCCGGGAGCATCCGGCACTGGCGACGGTCCTGGTCACCCACCATCCGGAGGAGCTCCCGGCCGGCACCACCCACGCGATGCTGCTGCGCGAGGGCCGGGTCCTCGCGCAGGGTCCGGCATCGGACGTCCTGACCGGTGACCAGGTCGGCAAGTGCTTCGACCTGCCGCTGGTCCTGGAGCGCCACGACGGCCGCTGGACGGTACGGATCCGGGGTGGGGCATGACGAAGGGGGCGCTCACCGAAGCTCGCGGAGCGCCCCCCTCACGGTCGGCTCTACTTGTTCAGGAAGGCCCAGAACTCGTCGAACGACAGGAGCTTGTCGCCGTTCAGGTCGCGGCTCTTGATGATCGCCTCGGCGACCGACTCGGTCACGTTCCAGTCGCCGCCCTGGGCCAGGGCGGACTTGAACTCGGCGGCGGTGATGGTGCCGTCCCCGTCCGCATCGATCCGCTCGAACTGCTTGCGTGCTTCCTCGATGTCGATGTGCGCCACCGGTCCGCCCCTTTTCTTGCCTCTGTCGTGTCCTGCCGGCTTACTGCCGCAGGTCAGATTAGCGGCCCGCCCCGACCTCCGGTGCGGCACCCACCCGGGGAAACCCCAGTGCCGTCCTCGATCATGTCTGCGAGTGTGGGCCTTCCACTGGGTGGCGACCGAGGAGCGGTGTGATGGAGACCTTGCGGGAGATTCTCGAGGCGGCGGCCCGCGGTGTCTTCCCGCCCGCGGACGGCGGCACGACGGTCGTACCGCAGGAGTGCCACCGGGACGCGGGCGTGCTGTCCTTCACGGCACACTCGGTCGTCTTCACCGACGAGGACCCCGAGTGGGTCCACGCCACCCTGCGCGGGCTGGACTGCGACGCGCTGGCCGCGACACTGAACCCGCGGTTCCTGACCGCGCTCCTGGACCGGACCGGGCGCAGGTCCGAGACCATCGACGCGATGCTGGTCGCTGACCCGCTGCCGGGCGGACCGCCGCTCGCGCTGCAGGAGATCGAGGACGCGAACCATCCCCGGATCGCCTACGCCCGCAGGCGGCGCGACGACATCCGTGCCTGGACGGCGCAGGGCGGGGTGCTGGTGACGGGACGCGGGGTCGGCGGCCGCCTGGAGGTCTCGGTGGAGGTGGACGAGGACGTACGGCACCGGGGGCTGGGGCGTGCGCTGGTGAGCGCGGCCAGGCATCTCGTCACGGAACCGCTGTGGGCCCAGGTCTCACCGGGGAACGCCCGCAGCATGCGGGCGTTCCAGGCGGCCGGTTACCGTCCGGTGGGCGCGGAGGCGGTGCTGCTCGCCACGACCCCGCGGGTCCTCGGCGGCTCAGCGGAAGATGCCGGTGTGACCGAGTGAGTACCGCCCCGGCTGCGGATACACGGCGAGTCCGTGCGGGCCGCTGCCGACCTTGACGCGGGCCAGCTGGGCGCCGGTGCGGGTGTCGATGGCGTAGACCTCGGAGTTGTAGCGGCCGGACAGCCACAGGACCTTGCCGTCGGCGGAGACACCCCCCATGTCGGGGCTGCCGCCGTCGGGGAGGCGCCACTTCTTGGTGAGCCTGTTCTCGGCGAAGTCGAAGACGGAGACGGTCCCTTCGCCCCGGTTGGACACGTACATCTCGCGGGAGTCGCGGCTGACGTAGAGGCCGTGGGCGCCCTTGCCGGTGGGCAGCAGGGTCGGCTTGCCGAACGTGTCGCCGTCCAGGACCCACATCCCGTCGGCCATCATGTCCGCGATGTAGAACCGCTTCCCGTCCGGCGAGACCTTGACGTCCTGCGGCATGGCCCCGTCGAAGGGGAGCTTCTCCTGCCCGATCACCTTCATCTTCTCGGTGTCGACCTTCAGCAGCTCTCCGCTGAACTCGCAGGACACGATGAAGTACCTCCCGTCCAGGGAGAAGTCGGCGTGGTTGACGCCGTAGCAGCTGACCGGGACGGTCTTGACCCGCTCCATGGTGTGCGGGTCGCGGAAGACGAGCTCGCGGTCGAGGGAGGCCATCACGACGGCGTACTTGCCGTTCGGCGTGAAGTAGAGGTTGTACGGGTCGTGCACGTCGACGGGCTTGCCCGCCTTCCCGGTCCTGGGGTCGATCGGCGTCAGGGTGTTCCCGCGGTCGTTGTTGACCCAGAGGGTCTTCAGGTCCCAGGAGGGCACGACGTGTTGGGGCTGCCGTCCGACCCGGATCGTCTCGAGGACCTCGTACGTCTTCGGGTCGATGACGGAGACCGTGTCGGACTCGGTGTTGGGGACATAGACCCGCGACGGGAAGTCCTTGACCACCGGCGACAGCTTGTTCGGGCGGTCGGCCGCGTACACGTCCTTCGGGTCGAGGACGGGCGGCATCCCGGGCAGCCCCGGGGCCGGCTTCCGCACCGGTTTCACCGGGGCGGGGACGGCCGCCTTGGTGCCCAGGGCCTGGTTCGCCCCGTCCTTGGACCCGCTGCCGCAGGCGGCGAGGGCGACGAACGCGGCGCCCACGATCAGGGCACTCTTCACGAGATGGCGCTTCAGGGAAGTGGGGGGCATCAGCTGAACAGCTCCGTGGTGGTCACCGCGGCCAGGCCGCGCCGGTCGAGTTCTTCCAGTACGACGGGGAGGGCGGCGATCGTGTCGGCATACCCGAAGTGCAGGCTCACCACGGACCCTTCGCGGATCTCGGCGAGAACCTTGCGGGCGACGGCCGGAGCGCCGGGCGAGGTGAAGTCGAGGGAGTCGACGTCGTAGGAGAGGACGTGGGGGTAGCCGGCCTCCTGGGCCAGCCGCGTGACGAGGGGTGTGGCGACGGGCGTGCGGGAGGGTCGGAACCAGGTCCCGATCGACCCGGTGAGCCGCTTCAGCCGCTCCGCGCACCCGGTGATCTCTTCTCTGGCCTCGGTCTCGGACATCGTGTTGATGTCGAGGTGGCGGAGGGTGTGATTGCCGAGGTCGTGGCCGCCGTCGAGAATCCGGCGGGCGAGGTCGGGGTGCGCGTCGAGCCATGTGCCCACGGCGAGGACAGTGACCCGGGCGCCGTACTTCTCGGCTTCGGTGAGCAGGGCACGAGCGGTCGCGGGATCGCCGCCACCGTGAAAGGTGAGGGCGACACGGGGGCGGTCTCGGGGGCCGTGGGTGAGCTGGGCGGGGAGAGCGGGCGCTGCGCTGGGGGAACGGACTGGATGGGCGACAGCACCACTGCTGCTCGCACATCCCGCGGCCAACGCCAGCCCGGCGGTGGCGAGCAGCACTGCCCGACGATCGGTAGCGGTCACCCGTCCCATTTAAGTGGTGATGTCGGAGAATAACGCTGATCGACCCACCGACTACCTGTCGGCCACCCGCATCTCGAACCAGGTGGTCTTCCCACGAGGCAGCAAGTCCACGCCCCACCGATCGGAGAGCTTGTCCACGAGGAACAGCCCTCGCCCGCTGACATCCATCTCCTGCACCGGCATCAGACAGGGCAACCCGCGGGACGGATCCCGCACCTCTATCCGGATCCACCCCCGACGACGCCGCATCCGGAGACCGAACACCCGCGCGCCCGTGTGCCGCACGGCGTTCCCCACCAGCTCGGACACGAGTAACACCGCGTCCTCGGTCATCTTCGGAGTGAGCCCCCACTGCCGGAGAACGATCACCTGGGTCAAGCGCCGCGCGGCCGCCGCGGACTCCGGCCGGGACGGCAACGGAACCTCGGCCTCCGTGGGATTCCCGAACAGTTCGAGCGCCTTCAGTGCGTGCTCGTCCTCGACCGCCGGAGACCAGCGCGCCGCCGTCGTACGACCGTCTCCCCGCGGCTGTTCGAAACCCTCCAGCCCCGCCATGCCCCCATCATGGCCGCCCAAAGCGCCCTCCGGGGCCGTTCCTGACGAATACGCCCCCCGGAATGCGTCGCTCCGACGGGGTCGATCGGCATATGCCAACGGCACTTCGGCGCCTTCGACAGCCCTGCTGACCTGCGGAGGAGGCTCATTGGGAGGCAATCGACCGACTCCCTCGACAAGGCAGGCTTAAGGGTGCGTTAAGGCTCCCATAAACCGCCCCATCGAGGGACCCGGATCAGACATCGCGTCAATTGCAAGCGGTTCAGAGGAATTTCGCCTTGCCGGGGCCCTCCTCGACGAAGCTCTTCATGCCGCGCTCGCGGTCCTCCGTGGCGAACAGACCGGCGAACCAGTTCCGTTCCACCGCGAGGCCCGTCTCGATGTCGGTCTCCAGCCCCGTGTCGATCGACTCCTTGGCCGCGCGCAGGGCGATCGCCGGCCCCTGCGCGAGCCTGGCCGCCCAGGTGTGCGCCTCGGCATACACCTCGTCGGCGGGCACGACCCGGTCCACGAGGCCCAGCGTCAGCGCCTCGTCGGCCTTGACCATACGGCCCGTGAAGATCAGGTCCTTCGCCTTGGACGGACCGACCAGCCGGGCGAGCCGCTGGGTGCCGCCCGCGCCGGGGATCAGGCCGAGCAGGATCTCCGGCTGCCCCAGCTTGGCGTTCTCCGCGGCGATCCGGAAGTCCGCGCACAGCGCGAGTTCGCAGCCGCCGCCCAGGGCGTAGCCGGTGACGGCCGCGACGACCGGCTTGGGGATGCGGGCCACGGCCGTGAACGCGTCCTGGAGGGCGCGGGCGCGCAGGACCATCGCGGTGTGGTCCATGTTCTGCATCTCCTTGATGTCCGCGCCGGCCGCGAACACCTTCTCCCCGCCGTACAGGATCACGGCGCGCACGTCCTCGCGCCGGGTCGCCTCCTCGGCGAGCTCCTTCAACCGGTCCTGGGTGGCCACGTCCAGCGCGTTCATGGGCGGGCGGTCGAGACGGATGGTGCCGACGCCTTCGGCGACTTCGAGATTCACGGTCATGCCAGCAGGTTAACGGCGACTAACGGCAACGGTCCCGGTGCCGTACCTCACACCGGGACCGCGCAAGCCGTGCCTCAGAAGCCGCCGCTCACGCCTTCCACTTCTCCCACGACATGTTCCAGCCGTTGAGGCCGTTCTCCGGCGCGACCGTCGCGTCGTCGGAGTTCTTGACCACGACCACGTCGCCGATCAGCGAGTGGTTGAAGAACCAGGCGGCCGGCACACCGCTGTCGTAACCGCCCTTGACGTCACGCAGGCCCACGCAGCCGTGGCTGGCGTTGTAGTTGCCGAAGGCGTCGCCGCCCCAGTAGTTGCCGTGGATGAAGGTGCCGGAGTCGGTCAGCCGGGCGGCGTGCGGGACGTCCTTGATGTCGTACTCGCCGCCGTAGCCGACGGTCTCGCCGTTCATCCGGGTCACCGCGAGCTTCTCGCTGATGACCATCTGGCCGTTCCAGGTGTCGTAACCGGGCTTGCCGGTGGTGACCTTGATGGTCTTGATGGTCTTGCCGTCCTGGGTGACCTTCATCGTGTGCTTCTTGGCGTCCACGACGGAGACCTGGTTGCGGCCGACGGTGAAGGAGACGGTCTTGTCCTGCTTGCCGTAGACGCCGTCGCGGCCCTCGACCCCGTTCAGGTTGAGGTCGACGGTGACCTTGGTGCCTTCCTTCCAGTACTGCTCGGGACGGAAGTCCAGGCGGTCGTTGCCGAACCAGTGGCCCTCGACGTCGACCGCGGGCGACGTCTTGACCGTGATGGCCTTCTCGACATCCTC
Encoded proteins:
- a CDS encoding RidA family protein, encoding MERNAVNPVTWSVEMGFNQGEVVSGHSRTLYISGQTAMSKEGKPEHDGDMAAQLALSIDNIEAVLAEAGMSLSNLVRLNVFTTDVDLLFQHYGVLAGRLGAARVAPTTTMLGVTRLAIPGQMVELEGTAVA
- a CDS encoding helix-turn-helix transcriptional regulator, producing the protein MRADRLVSLVLLLRQRGRMTAETLARELEVSTRTVLRDIESLSAAGVPVYAERGRHGGFALLPDFQTALTGLNHDEALALLVAGSRRGAQLFGLGSALASAMLKVVDALPEGLRDTAADAARRLLIDPETDLLSRRVDTEEMSDAIVAEVRRAVFAGHRLRIHYAAVDQAPKWRTVDPIGLVTVREQGYLLAKRSGEDRTYRLSRVLAAEELDEPAQRPDTVDLDRAWQERNAQFRTGGDTVAVLVRVHPVRREHLVGTVLAVCAEEADVDGWLRLNVIFQDSRHAEWALWQHATDAEVLAPQWLRTSLRNRAAAIAARYGPPS
- a CDS encoding glycoside hydrolase family 25 protein, with protein sequence MLRGIDVSAYQSSTYSTEGLSFVFIKATEGRSYTNPKLSAQTKHARDAGLVVGFYHFLWPGNLTAQAEYFVKHAPEKGGDILAVDWEATGEGTHASNAEKDSFIRKVKQLRPNNRVLLYCNRHYWLDVDNTSYAGDGLWIADYVTAGNPRIKAKWRFHQYTDDPVDKNVADFASKAALREWATDA
- a CDS encoding alpha-isopropylmalate synthase regulatory domain-containing protein, with translation MTPKELYELFRATYLAEGDVRLHAWSAYEEAPGVHRFVCTLEAGDRTRDYEGTGGSRVSAFVDALAGAGHGVDVVDFAEQEDGTAVYAECRVDGRTAWGAGVGSSAAVQAVLSALNRAMR
- a CDS encoding ABC transporter ATP-binding protein translates to MTEVLRAEDVHVVRDGKPILQEVSLTVRAGEHWALLGANGAGKSTLLSLCGALVHPTRGTVEVLGRRLGRVDLRELRAHVGHVDPRHPLTAPLRVRDVVLTGLTNSVAPLPRWRPTQGQRDRAARLIGTLGLADLGDARWPTLSQGQRGRTLIARAHGGTARLERSRELGEPEPRLLLLDEPATGLDLPGRERLIEALGALCREHPALATVLVTHHPEELPAGTTHAMLLREGRVLAQGPASDVLTGDQVGKCFDLPLVLERHDGRWTVRIRGGA
- a CDS encoding EF-hand domain-containing protein, whose product is MAHIDIEEARKQFERIDADGDGTITAAEFKSALAQGGDWNVTESVAEAIIKSRDLNGDKLLSFDEFWAFLNK
- a CDS encoding GNAT family N-acetyltransferase, with the translated sequence METLREILEAAARGVFPPADGGTTVVPQECHRDAGVLSFTAHSVVFTDEDPEWVHATLRGLDCDALAATLNPRFLTALLDRTGRRSETIDAMLVADPLPGGPPLALQEIEDANHPRIAYARRRRDDIRAWTAQGGVLVTGRGVGGRLEVSVEVDEDVRHRGLGRALVSAARHLVTEPLWAQVSPGNARSMRAFQAAGYRPVGAEAVLLATTPRVLGGSAEDAGVTE
- a CDS encoding YVTN family beta-propeller repeat protein, which produces MPPTSLKRHLVKSALIVGAAFVALAACGSGSKDGANQALGTKAAVPAPVKPVRKPAPGLPGMPPVLDPKDVYAADRPNKLSPVVKDFPSRVYVPNTESDTVSVIDPKTYEVLETIRVGRQPQHVVPSWDLKTLWVNNDRGNTLTPIDPRTGKAGKPVDVHDPYNLYFTPNGKYAVVMASLDRELVFRDPHTMERVKTVPVSCYGVNHADFSLDGRYFIVSCEFSGELLKVDTEKMKVIGQEKLPFDGAMPQDVKVSPDGKRFYIADMMADGMWVLDGDTFGKPTLLPTGKGAHGLYVSRDSREMYVSNRGEGTVSVFDFAENRLTKKWRLPDGGSPDMGGVSADGKVLWLSGRYNSEVYAIDTRTGAQLARVKVGSGPHGLAVYPQPGRYSLGHTGIFR
- a CDS encoding polysaccharide deacetylase family protein, with product MGRVTATDRRAVLLATAGLALAAGCASSSGAVAHPVRSPSAAPALPAQLTHGPRDRPRVALTFHGGGDPATARALLTEAEKYGARVTVLAVGTWLDAHPDLARRILDGGHDLGNHTLRHLDINTMSETEAREEITGCAERLKRLTGSIGTWFRPSRTPVATPLVTRLAQEAGYPHVLSYDVDSLDFTSPGAPAVARKVLAEIREGSVVSLHFGYADTIAALPVVLEELDRRGLAAVTTTELFS
- a CDS encoding ATP-binding protein, producing the protein MAGLEGFEQPRGDGRTTAARWSPAVEDEHALKALELFGNPTEAEVPLPSRPESAAAARRLTQVIVLRQWGLTPKMTEDAVLLVSELVGNAVRHTGARVFGLRMRRRRGWIRIEVRDPSRGLPCLMPVQEMDVSGRGLFLVDKLSDRWGVDLLPRGKTTWFEMRVADR
- a CDS encoding enoyl-CoA hydratase/isomerase family protein — encoded protein: MTVNLEVAEGVGTIRLDRPPMNALDVATQDRLKELAEEATRREDVRAVILYGGEKVFAAGADIKEMQNMDHTAMVLRARALQDAFTAVARIPKPVVAAVTGYALGGGCELALCADFRIAAENAKLGQPEILLGLIPGAGGTQRLARLVGPSKAKDLIFTGRMVKADEALTLGLVDRVVPADEVYAEAHTWAARLAQGPAIALRAAKESIDTGLETDIETGLAVERNWFAGLFATEDRERGMKSFVEEGPGKAKFL
- a CDS encoding L,D-transpeptidase, producing the protein MNVRPISGASVDARGRGTKGLLALILGVLLLAVTACGGGDSGSGDAKAEKGDSSATETKQSEAVVSISPKDGAKSVDTSGALKVGAAQGKLTEVQVKDAKGTAIAGEITGDGASWTPSTHLASGTAYTVHAVAKDAKGRTAAEDSRFTTLTPKNTFTGTFTPEDGSTVGVGMPFSIRFTRGITSPEDVEKAITVKTSPAVDVEGHWFGNDRLDFRPEQYWKEGTKVTVDLNLNGVEGRDGVYGKQDKTVSFTVGRNQVSVVDAKKHTMKVTQDGKTIKTIKVTTGKPGYDTWNGQMVISEKLAVTRMNGETVGYGGEYDIKDVPHAARLTDSGTFIHGNYWGGDAFGNYNASHGCVGLRDVKGGYDSGVPAAWFFNHSLIGDVVVVKNSDDATVAPENGLNGWNMSWEKWKA